Proteins co-encoded in one Thamnophis elegans isolate rThaEle1 chromosome 1, rThaEle1.pri, whole genome shotgun sequence genomic window:
- the NPC2 gene encoding NPC intracellular cholesterol transporter 2 gives MKGGKMLSVTLLLLLAVGSGVLAEPVKFADCGSKDGSILEVNITPCPTLPCLLHKGESYSVNVTFSSKIESQGSTAKVFGEVMFVDVPFPLEEPDGCKSGIKCPIINGHSYSYLNKLPVKSEYPSIKLIVKWQLFDDQEGMLFCWKIPVEITG, from the exons atgaaaggaggaaaaatgttGAGTGTTACCCTGCTTTTGCTTCTGGCCGTCGGCTCCGGGGTGTTGGCCGAACCCGTTAAGTTTGCGGACTGTG GTTCCAAAGATGGAAGTATTTTGGAGGTTAATATTACTCCTTGTCCTACCCTACCTTGCCTTCTCCACAAAGGAGAGTCTTACAGCGTCAATGTGACATTTTCCAGTA aaatTGAAAGCCAAGGCAGCACAGCAAAGGTGTTTGGAGAAGTGATGTTCGTAGACGTTCCTTTCCCACTTGAAGAGCCTGATGGATGCAAGAGTGGGATCAAGTGCCCTATCATCAATGGTCATTCTTACAGCTACTTGAACAAGCTGCCAGTAAAGAGCGAGTACCCATCT attaAACTTATTGTCAAGTGGCAATTATTTGATGACCAAGAAGGAATGCTATTTTGCTGGAAGATTCCGGTTGAAATTACCGGTTAA